From Caretta caretta isolate rCarCar2 chromosome 9, rCarCar1.hap1, whole genome shotgun sequence, one genomic window encodes:
- the GOLIM4 gene encoding Golgi integral membrane protein 4 translates to MGNGMCSRKQKRIFQTFLLLTVAFGFLYGAVLYYELQSQLRKAEAVALKYQQHQESLSAQLQVVYEHRSRLEKSLQKERLEHKKAKEDFLVYKLEAQETLNKGRQDSNSRYSTLNVQHQMLKSQHEELKKQHADLEEEHRKQGEDFRRTFSDHKQKYVQIQEEKEQELSKLKESLYNLREENRHLRKAHQDIHTQLQDVKQQHKNLLSQHDQLVVTLEDHKSALAAAQSQVEEYKQLKDTLNKMPSFRQPEKLEQPNVPQEAAVAGATSPNSDLPAHEKNAADEQKEVPQNEEKPQEREEINSKRREDEDETLLSRKANEGHPHKELNIQQQQEAGEDEEQHMDQVEEEHRKELEEEEMEQAGQPEHLVEEQDQAPEEHDWKEREHKEEAANMLGERIHSERVTKRYKLAYEEQLEQQHLAARRAEEAKQLREHQESLHQQRLKGQLLRQQQLQEKELALRRQAERGEEQYKNQLSQQAHYDNMDHDIVQGEEGQGIHEEDGVYERDNRHQDEAEEVEDQINANEQQEPEHQTENQQADEPAKAAVEDVNPADDPNNQGEDEFEEAEQEREENLPDENEQHKQNNQKQENPEMEEHLVMAGNPDQQEDNVDEQYQEEGEEEVQEDLTEEKKKEREHNAEEPYGENDQTADEKNNEGADHEQGVHEENNAKEGHEENYEEEEEDEEEGGAIAAKAHRRGEM, encoded by the exons TTGTCTATGAGCACAGGTCAAGATTAGAAAAGTCTTTACAGAAGGAAAGGCTTGAACATAAGAAAGCAAAAGAAG ACTTTCTTGTTTATAAATTGGAAGCACAAGAAACACTAAATAAAGGAAgg CAAGATTCAAATAGCAGATATAGCACACTGAATGTACAACACCAAATGTTGAAG AGTCAACatgaagaattaaaaaaacagcATGCAGACCTCGAGGAGGAACACCGAAAACAAGGAGAAGACTTTAGAAGAACATTCAGCGATCACAAGCAGAAATATGTACAAAtacaggaagagaaagagcaGGAACTCTCCAAGCTAAAGG aatCTCTGTATAATTTGCGTGAGGAGAATAGACACCTGAGAAAAGCACACCAAGATATTCATACCCAGCTACAAGATGTCAAG CAACAGCATAAGAATTTACTCTCCCAACATGACCAGCTTGTAGTGACATTGGAAGACCACAAGAGTGCACTAGCTGCTGCACAG TCCCAGGTAGAAGAATATAAACAACTGAAGGACACACTCAACAAAATGCCAAGTTTTCGACAACCTGAAAAGTTAGAGCAGCCAAACGTTCCACAGGAAGCAGCAGTGGCGGGAGCAACATCTCCAAATAGTGACCTCCCAGCACATGAGAAAAATGCAGCTGACGAGCAAAAAGAG GTACCCCAGAATGAGGAGAAGCCAcaggaaagggaagaaataaaTTCCAAGAGAAGAGAAGATGAAGATGAAACTTTACTGAGCAGAAAAGCAAATGAGGGTCACCCTCACAAAGAACTGAATATTCAGCAGCAACAAGAAGCAGGAGAAGATGAAGAGCAACACATGGACCAAGTTGAAGAGGAGCACAGAAAAGAActtgaggaggaggaaatggagcAGGCAGGGCAACCTGAGCACTTGGTGGAAGAACAGGATCAAGCACCAGAAGAACATGACTGGAAAGAACGGGAACATAAAGAAGAAGCAGCCAACATGCTGGGTGAACGCATTCACTCAGAG AGAGTAACAAAAAGATACAAACTGGCCTATGAAGAACAGTTGGAACAGCAGCATCTGGCTGCCCGAAGAGCTGAAGAAGCCAAACAGCTAAGGGAACATCAGGAATCTCTACACCAGCAGAGGCTGAAAGGGCAGTTATTACGGCAGCAGCAGCTTCAAGAAAAAGAGCTTGCACTACGGAGACAGGCTGAACGAGGAGAAGAGCAGTACAAAAACCAGCTAAG CCAACAAGCTCATTATGACAATATGGACCATGATATTGTACAAGGAGAAGAGGGGCAAGGCATCCACGAAGAGGATGGAG TGTATGAAAGGGACAATCGGCACCAAGATGAAGCTGAAGAAGTAGAAGATCAAATTAATGCAAATGAGCAGCAAGAACCAGAGCATCAAACAGAGAACCAGCAGGCAGATGAGCCAGCG AAGGCAGCTGTGGAAGATGTGAACCCAGCTGATGATCCTAACAATCAGGGAGAGGACGAGTTTGAAGAAGCTGaacaagagagagaagagaatctGCCAGATGAGAATGAGCAGCACAAACAAAATAATCAGAAGCAGGAGAATCCTGAGATGGAGGAACATTTAGTG ATGGCAGGAAATCCTGACCAGCAAGAAGATAATGTGGATGAACAGTACCAagaagagggagaagaagag GTCCAGGAAGATTTGactgaagagaagaaaaaggaacGGGAACACAATGCTGAAGAGCCATATGGTGAAAAT GATCAGACT GCTGATGAAAAAAACAATGAAGGTGCAGACCATGAGCAAGGAGTTCATGAAGAGAACAATGCAAAAGAAGGTCATGAAGAAAAttatgaggaggaagaggaggatgaggaggaaggtGGCGCCATTGCAGCAAAAGCCCATAGAAGAGGGGAAATGTAA